One genomic window of Salvia miltiorrhiza cultivar Shanhuang (shh) chromosome 4, IMPLAD_Smil_shh, whole genome shotgun sequence includes the following:
- the LOC131022956 gene encoding protein NRT1/ PTR FAMILY 5.5-like, with the protein MADRIWNALTNMMKCGMIVAPKFPDALVHRVFFVMQVYLTNGWRLSFTHAAAIMNLWEGMSLILPPFLQFLADTLVGNFAVALISTLFSTVGIGMVALSVPEILDHYGGRCRTPGAETCLNGTQEALFYTAVADPGFKNWGRVTSVPPCTHLRPAAIRDSDHFSSLVLAALGRAGISFSLDALCDEQGLPEAMLKYLKFCVWVDKIVMYLIGSLLIFVWTRKWKLLFGIPAIYSAFMGIWFLCGSRWYNRPKGKGSPLTSVCRVIYSAATSNNKSQPLNPTHDDQKPFFDRFPRCLDRALPFFDEQSVETAKFVVRMAPISITFLVCGMVSSVGNTYFVEQANHMNRRVGKWNVPLLALQLPVIVFKLFHDMWLYIFFKIGRKKLRIDLPIGGIGAAMVYSVLCCVAAAAMEMKRLRVIRSHGLIDKPDDEVIPMHAAWLLFQFFLLAGLDSFLRKSIVEFYKDRAPQWLRKKLDDDKAAARAAQRYFDVAVNFVCGLGFLSSVLSVYVVRRLSDWFQYTLNKSHLDRYYWVLAGLSGVNLVVFNVVGLGYMRTHS; encoded by the exons ATGGCTGATAGGATTTGGAATGCCCTTACTAACATGA TGAAGTGTGGTATGATTGTAGCACCCAAGTTTCCGGATGCTTTGGTGCATCGTGTATTTTTTGTGATGCAAGTTTACTTGACAAATGGGTGGAGGCTAAGCTTCACTCACGCTGCTGCAATCATGAATTTATGGGAGGGAATGAGCCTTATTTTGCCGCCTTTTCTCCAGTTCTTGGCCGACACACTTGTCGGAAACTTTGCTGTGGCCCTCATTTCCACCCTATTCTCTACTGTC GGAATTGGTATGGTTGCTCTCTCCGTGCCTGAAATCCTCGACCACTACGGCGGCAGGTGCCGGACACCAGGGGCGGAGACGTGCCTCAACGGCACGCAAGAAGCTCTATTCTACAcagcagtggcggatccaggatttaaAAACTGGGG GCGTGTAACTT CTGTACCCCCTTGCACCCATCTGCGTCCGGCAGCTATTAGAGATTCGGATCACTTCTCATCTTTGGTGCTAGCAGCCCTTGGAAGAGCCGGCATCAGTTTCTCCTTAGACGCTCTATGCGACGAACAGGGCTTGCCCGAAGCAATGCTAAAGTATTTGAAATTTTGTGTTTGGGTTGATAAGATTGTGATGTACTTAATCGGATCACTTCTCATCTTTGTGTGGACAAGGAAATGGAAACTTCTATTTGGAATTCCAGCAATCTACAGTGCGTTTATGGGCATTTGGTTTCTCTGTGGAAGCCGTTGGTATAATCGTCCAAAAGGTAAGGGGAGTCCACTAACCAGCGTTTGTAGAGTAATATATTCAGCCGCTACTTCAAACAACAAATCTCAGCCGTTGAATCCAACCCACGATGATCAGAAGCCGTTCTTTGATCGTTTTCCTAG GTGTTTGGACCGGGCTCTGCCCTTCTTCGACGAGCAAAGTGTCGAAACCGCAAAATTTGTGGTGAGGATGGCTCCTATATCGATCACGTTCCTAGTCTGCGGGATGGTGTCGTCGGTCGGAAACACTTATTTCGTGGAGCAAGCAAACCACATGAACCGCCGTGTCGGGAAATGGAACGTGCCTCTCCTTGCGCTGCAGCTGCCGGTGATAGTCTTCAAGCTGTTTCACGACATGTGGCTCTACATCTTTTTCAAGATCGGTAGAAAAAAGCTGCGTATCGACCTCCCGATAGGCGGGATCGGAGCGGCGATGGTGTACTCGGTCCTATGCTGCGTGGCCGCCGCAGCGATGGAGATGAAGAGGCTACGGGTGATCAGGAGCCACGGTCTGATCGACAAGCCGGACGATGAGGTGATACCGATGCACGCGGCGTGGCTGCTGTTCCAGTTCTTCCTTCTCGCGGGGCTGGATTCGTTCCTTCGAAAGAGCATCGTGGAGTTTTACAAGGATCGTGCTCCTCAATGGTTGCGGAAGAAACTTGATGATGATAAGGCGGCGGCGAGGGCGGCGCAGAGGTACTTTGATGTTGCGGTTAATTTTGTGTGTGGGTTGGGATTCTTGTCGAGTGTGCTGTCAGTTTATGTTGTCAGGAGATTAAGCGATTGGTTTCAGTATACGCTGAATAAGAGTCATTTGGATCGGTATTATTGGGTGCTGGCGGGTTTGAGTGGTGTCAATCTAGTTGTGTTTAATGTGGTTGGTTTGGGGTACATGCGAACACACTCTTAG
- the LOC131022601 gene encoding protein NRT1/ PTR FAMILY 5.5-like, with the protein MATVARVIVLLWVDILAIYAMYVMMAYLTNVWKLGFTRAAAIVNVFWGVVAILPLFLAFLVETLTGNYWMLLLSSFSYSAGLGFLAMSTPPVLGRTMGTCREYKAECIGQGQKVLFYTALPLIAFGMSGHLTSWNSFMAEQFVRVEGEDDDDERTFWKFFYSIFATIVLTFVAVLGLPYIKPWSVRFGIPAICTLVATLLFFSGSCSYKYFKPPGSPLTKFFRVFAAAVSKLFCRIPRDPKELFELNHPQLYVIPHTKSLRCLDKAAIVRPTKPLEEQAQNLWRLCTVTEVEETKTILRMVPVWTTFILCGVVNAIGFTYFVEQLDHLDHKVGRLKLPSVALLWFFDQTQNQIAKLYAMLANRLARSGSIKFAPPLGIAVSMTLAILCCVTAAKVEARRLGVVRAHGLVEKPDATVPMSMFWLLPQFVLLGASTGIFNYSALCFFVDQAPASTRPYLPFMISAVFGVGILGSVASVFVVGKVSERGGKRSWFQHDLNGSRMDKYYWTLAWLMAVNLGVFVVVAMLYRYKESELQELGGADFGGIDESFDENSKCWCCSFC; encoded by the exons ATGGCGACAGTTGCAAGAGTGATAG TTCTACTATGGGTGGACATATTGGCCATATACGCCATGTACGTGATGATGGCCTACTTAACCAACGTGTGGAAGCTCGGTTTCACACGCGCCGCCGCAATCGTCAATGTGTTTTGGGGCGTGGTGGCTATATTGCCGTTATTCCTAGCATTCCTAGTCGAAACCCTCACCGGAAATTACTGGATGCTCCTCCTTTCCAGCTTCTCTTACAGCGCT GGATTAGGGTTCCTGGCAATGTCGACTCCGCCGGTTTTGGGGCGTACAATGGGAACATGCAGAGAGTACAAGGCGGAATGCATCGGGCAGGGGCAGAAAGTACTCTTCTACACCGCGCTGCCTTTGATAGCCTTCGGCATGTCCGGCCACCTGACCTCTTGGAACTCGTTCATGGCGGAGCAATTTGTCCGAGTAGAGGGCGAGGATGACGACGATGAGAGAACGTTCTGGAAGTTCTTTTACAGCATCTTCGCCACCATCGTCTTGACCTTCGTGGCGGTTTTAGGCCTCCCCTACATAAAGCCgtggtcggttcggttcgggaTTCCGGCCATATGCACCCTCGTCGCCACTCTCCTCTTCTTCAGCGGATCCTGCTCTTACAAGTATTTCAAGCCGCCGGGAAGCCCTTTAACGAAGTTTTTTCGAGTCTTCGCCGCCGCCGTTTCGAAGCTGTTTTGTAGAATCCCACGAGATCCTAAAGAGCTATTCGAGCTCAATCATCCTCAACTTTACGTCATTCCGCATACAAAGAGCctcag GTGTTTGGACAAGGCTGCAATCGTGAGACCTACGAAGCCGCTAGAGGAACAAGCGCAGAATCTATGGCGGCTCTGCACGGTGACGGAAGTCGAAGAGACAAAAACCATCCTACGCATGGTCCCCGTGTGGACGACATTCATCCTCTGCGGCGTGGTCAACGCCATCGGCTTCACCTACTTCGTGGAGCAGCTGGACCACCTGGACCACAAAGTCGGCCGCCTGAAGCTCCCCTCTGTCGCCCTCCTCTGGTTCTTCGACCAAACCCAGAACCAGATCGCCAAGCTCTACGCCATGCTCGCGAACCGCCTCGCCCGGTCCGGGTCGATCAAGTTCGCCCCTCCCCTCGGGATTGCGGTGTCCATGACCCTCGCGATCCTCTGCTGCGTCACCGCGGCCAAGGTCGAGGCCCGCAGGCTCGGCGTGGTGCGGGCGCACGGCCTCGTCGAGAAGCCCGACGCGACCGTGCCGATGAGCATGTTCTGGCTGCTGCCGCAGTTCGTGCTGCTCGGAGCGTCGACGGGGATTTTCAACTACAGCGCGCTCTGCTTCTTCGTGGACCAGGCGCCGGCGTCGACGCGGCCGTACCTGCCGTTTATGATCAGCGCGGTGTTTGGCGTGGGGATTTTGGGGAGTGTGGCGTCGGTTTTTGTGGTGGGGAAGGTGAGTGAGAGAGGGGGGAAGAGGAGTTGGTTTCAGCATGATTTGAATGGGAGTAGGATGGATAAGTATTACTGGACTTTGGCGTGGTTGATGGCTGTGAATCTTGGGGTTTTTGTGGTTGTAGCGATGTTGTATCGTTATAAGGAGTCGGAGCTGCAGGAGTTGGGAGGGGCCGACTTCGGTGGGATTGATGAAAGCTTTGATGAGAACTCCAAATGTTGGTGCTGCAGCTTCTGTTAG